One segment of Rhipicephalus sanguineus isolate Rsan-2018 chromosome 6, BIME_Rsan_1.4, whole genome shotgun sequence DNA contains the following:
- the LOC119396769 gene encoding citramalyl-CoA lyase, mitochondrial gives MSSSLITWAALRRTHGLHKLLQNTQVPCGSPTLRHYTPRRAVLYVPGSDERKITKAFGLDADCMVLDCEDGVAANKKKEARETVARVLDKAERPQGCRDLAVRINAVSTGLAEDDIRCLLGASQLPNTMLVPKVEDTKQLDWVRDQVERALGERQHRLELIVCIETALGLLNCHQLLQHASSMTHSRQQLAGLLFGSDDFTASIGARRTPEATEVLMARQQLVVLAKAYGLQAVDMVTIDLKNKELLRRQCAEGAAMGFTGKQVIHPSQIAPTQEAFAPTPAQLDRAQRLVKEFHQHQQQGKGAFVFEGSMIDMPSVRQALNIVEADQAIHGKSPQGK, from the exons ATGTCGTCTTCCTTGATCACCTGGGCAGCGCTACGGAG GACACATGGTCTTCATAAGCTTCTGCAGAATACTCAGGTTCCGTGTGGTAGTCCAACGCTGCGACATTATACGCCCCGACGTGCTGTTCTCTATGTGCCGGGCAGCGATGAGAGAAAGATAACGAAGGCGTTCGGCCTGGATGCTGACTGCATGGTGCTGGACTGCGAGGATGGTGTGGCCGCCAATAAGAAG AAAGAAGCACGTGAGACAGTGGCTCGTGTGCTGGACAAAGCAGAGCGGCCACAGGGATGCAGAGACCTGGCGGTGCGCATCAATGCTGTGAGCACGGGCCTCGCAGAGGATGACATTCGGTGCCTCCTTGGGGCTTCTCAGCTGCCCAACACAATGCTGGTGCCTAAAGTGGAAGATACCAAGCAACTGGACTGG GTGAGGGACCAGGTGGAGCGGGCCCTGGGCGAGCGGCAACACCGACTCGAGCTCATCGTGTGCATCGAAACGGCACTGGGCCTTCTCAACTGCCACCAGCTCCTCCAACATGCCTCTTCTATGACTCACAGCCGCCAGCAATTGGCTGGCCTGCTGTTTGGCTCTGATGACTTCACGGCCAGTATAG GAGCTCGTCGTACACCGGAAGCTACGGAAGTTCTTATGGCACGTCAGCAGCTGGTGGTGTTGGCAAAGGCATACGGCCTCCAGGCTGTTGACATGGTCACAATAGACTTGAAAA ACAAAGAGTTGTTGCGACGGCAGTGTGCGGAGGGAGCAGCCATGGGGTTTACGGGCAAGCAAGTGATCCACCCGTCGCAGATAGCACCAACCCAGGAGGCCTTTGCCCCAACCCCCGCTCAGCTCGACAGAGCACAGCGCCTTGTCAAGGAATTTCACCAGCACCAACAACAAGGAAAG GGGGCATTCGTGTTTGAAGGCAGCATGATCGACATGCCCAGTGTGCGACAAGCACTCAACATTGTAGAAGCAGACCAGGCTATTCATGGCAAGTCCCCTCAAGGCaaataa